From a region of the uncultured Draconibacterium sp. genome:
- a CDS encoding Gfo/Idh/MocA family oxidoreductase — protein MSKIYNWAVLGCGKIANKFVNDLKLLPNVKLYAAASRDLSRAQGFANELGFEKAYGSYNEMVEDPNVDVVYIATPHSHHFEHTMLCLTHKKAVLCEKAFAMNQHEVAQMINCAKDNNTFLMEAFWTMFQPSFQKALEIINSGELGKLKMVRSDFAFNAEFNVDKRLYNVKLGGGSLLDIGIYPVFAALASLGVPDLIKSSADFSPTGSEESIQMIFKYKGGEMASLSSSFAVHSPVQTEFCCENGYVVLHPRWFTPTDLTVWKGDEERKLIPNETKEGAGYQYEAKHVMECLDAGLIESPKMTWKMSEDLIQTLDRIRIDAGIFFPDHDKKLFF, from the coding sequence ATGAGTAAAATATACAATTGGGCAGTATTAGGATGTGGTAAAATTGCCAATAAGTTTGTTAACGATTTGAAATTGCTGCCAAATGTCAAACTGTATGCGGCAGCATCGCGCGATTTAAGCCGCGCGCAGGGCTTTGCCAACGAACTGGGATTTGAAAAAGCCTATGGCAGTTACAACGAAATGGTTGAAGATCCAAACGTTGATGTGGTTTATATCGCAACACCGCATTCCCATCATTTTGAACATACCATGTTGTGCCTGACGCATAAAAAGGCAGTCCTTTGTGAGAAGGCATTTGCCATGAATCAGCACGAAGTGGCACAAATGATAAACTGTGCAAAGGACAACAATACTTTCCTGATGGAAGCTTTCTGGACCATGTTTCAACCCAGTTTTCAAAAAGCGCTGGAGATTATCAATTCAGGAGAACTGGGTAAATTGAAAATGGTTCGGTCGGATTTTGCCTTTAATGCTGAGTTTAATGTAGACAAACGCCTCTATAACGTAAAATTGGGTGGCGGCTCACTTTTGGATATTGGTATTTACCCGGTATTTGCAGCACTGGCATCTTTGGGTGTTCCTGATCTGATTAAGTCTTCTGCCGATTTTAGTCCCACCGGAAGCGAGGAAAGTATCCAAATGATTTTCAAATACAAAGGAGGAGAGATGGCCAGTTTGTCCTCAAGCTTTGCGGTACATTCACCGGTTCAAACTGAATTTTGCTGCGAAAATGGATACGTAGTTTTGCATCCACGCTGGTTTACACCAACCGATTTAACCGTTTGGAAAGGCGACGAAGAGCGAAAATTAATTCCAAACGAGACAAAAGAAGGGGCAGGGTACCAGTACGAAGCCAAACACGTTATGGAGTGTTTGGATGCAGGGTTGATCGAAAGTCCGAAAATGACATGGAAAATGAGCGAGGATTTAATCCAGACGCTTGACCGGATTCGTATAGATGCAGGAATTTTCTTTCCGGATCATGATAAGAAATTATTTTTCTGA
- a CDS encoding sigma-70 family RNA polymerase sigma factor, producing MINYTDAQILKGILRHDNLILQYIYKQYYYKVNYFIKKNQGSEDDASDLFQEAIIVIYRKLKENDLIFEKSSFQGYLFSVCRFLWLKQLEKRRIEKEKLNDSLPFQEDVYDDNLVELVDKNQKYGLYQKHFKTLSTDCQKLLQMFFEKVPLREIAKIMGYKSEKYAKTRKYKCKELLIKRIKQDTEFKKILEDDT from the coding sequence ATGATAAATTATACGGATGCGCAAATCCTGAAAGGAATCTTAAGGCACGATAATTTAATTTTGCAGTACATATACAAACAGTACTACTATAAAGTAAATTATTTCATTAAGAAAAACCAAGGAAGTGAGGACGATGCCAGTGATCTTTTCCAGGAAGCTATTATCGTAATTTACAGAAAATTAAAGGAAAACGATTTAATTTTCGAAAAGAGTTCTTTTCAAGGTTATTTATTCTCAGTATGTCGATTTTTGTGGTTAAAGCAATTAGAGAAACGACGGATTGAGAAAGAAAAGCTGAACGATTCATTACCGTTTCAGGAAGACGTTTACGACGACAACCTGGTAGAATTGGTCGATAAAAACCAGAAATACGGTTTGTATCAAAAGCATTTCAAAACCTTGAGTACAGATTGTCAGAAGCTATTGCAGATGTTTTTTGAAAAGGTCCCATTAAGAGAAATTGCAAAAATAATGGGCTATAAATCTGAAAAATACGCTAAAACAAGAAAGTATAAATGTAAAGAACTGTTGATAAAGCGCATAAAGCAAGATACAGAATTTAAAAAGATACTTGAAGATGACACCTAA
- a CDS encoding YdcF family protein has product MRLLRKFFVLIGIFFVVCLVFSFTEQPYRGYHWLGTSKSELKWEPKAIILLGGGGMPSQSNLMRSWYTEKAAKSFPESKVIVAMPGLLSDSLSTPQLMKSELELRGISAERIAFEAEGTNTRSQALKCQGIIKMQDPILLVTSPEHMRRAVLAFKKVGFEKVNALPAFENAAEADFSFTDDELGGNTILIPDVGNNINMRYQMWNHLKYEILIAREIVALSYYKLRGWI; this is encoded by the coding sequence TTGAGATTACTACGAAAATTCTTTGTATTGATTGGAATTTTCTTTGTTGTTTGTCTCGTATTTTCTTTCACCGAACAACCTTACCGGGGGTACCACTGGCTGGGTACAAGCAAATCAGAATTAAAATGGGAACCTAAAGCTATTATTTTATTGGGCGGCGGTGGAATGCCAAGCCAAAGCAACCTGATGCGCAGCTGGTACACCGAAAAAGCGGCAAAATCATTTCCCGAATCAAAAGTAATTGTAGCCATGCCCGGCTTATTAAGCGACAGTTTGAGTACACCTCAATTAATGAAATCGGAACTCGAACTGAGAGGTATTTCTGCAGAACGCATTGCTTTCGAAGCCGAAGGAACAAACACCCGCTCGCAGGCATTGAAATGTCAGGGAATAATAAAAATGCAGGACCCCATTTTATTGGTTACTTCTCCGGAGCATATGCGTCGTGCCGTTTTGGCTTTCAAAAAAGTTGGCTTTGAAAAAGTGAACGCCCTGCCCGCTTTTGAAAATGCTGCCGAAGCCGATTTTTCGTTTACCGACGATGAGCTGGGCGGCAACACAATCCTGATTCCAGATGTTGGGAACAACATTAATATGCGTTACCAAATGTGGAACCACTTAAAATATGAGATTCTGATTGCCCGCGAAATAGTCGCACTCAGCTACTACAAACTTAGGGGCTGGATATAA
- a CDS encoding RNase adapter RapZ, producing the protein MNTSEKNEIVQLFESHFNEKVERFELLPPSGSYRQYCRLGNEHRTIIGAINNDVKENTAFLSFSNHFYNKGIKVPKVYAVSSDLKKYLLEDLGNTTLFEFLTKTREEEGFSENIISKYKKVLQALPKIQIIAGKEMDYSVCYPREAFDKQSMMWDLNYFKYYFLKLAKIHFDEQALEDDFQLFSNYLLSASSNYFLYRDFQSRNVMLKDDDVYFIDYQGGRLGALQYDLASLLYDGKADIPESVRTQLYNYYISELKKYMKVDEEKFSAYFKGFVLIRIMQAMGAYGFRGFYEKKEHFLKSIPYALKNLEVLLADLNLPVDLPELTNVLKQLTHSEVLKEIGQEKSNLTVRITSFSYKKGYPEDPSGNGGGHVFDCRAINNPGRYEEYKQLSGKDMSVQEFLEQKSEIRLFIDAVKILVDQSVKVYLERGFTHLSLGFGCTGGQHRSVYSAEKIGEYLQNNYPVNVVVVHREQENWR; encoded by the coding sequence TTGAATACTTCAGAAAAAAACGAAATAGTCCAACTCTTTGAGAGTCATTTTAACGAAAAAGTTGAACGTTTTGAATTGCTGCCTCCGTCCGGATCGTACCGCCAGTATTGTCGTTTGGGCAACGAACACCGAACAATAATTGGTGCCATCAATAACGATGTAAAAGAGAATACGGCTTTTCTTTCGTTCAGTAATCATTTTTATAACAAAGGAATAAAAGTGCCGAAAGTGTACGCTGTTAGCTCCGATTTGAAAAAGTATTTACTGGAAGATTTGGGCAACACTACTCTTTTTGAATTCCTGACAAAAACACGAGAAGAGGAAGGTTTTTCGGAAAATATAATTTCGAAATATAAGAAGGTGCTGCAGGCGCTGCCAAAAATCCAGATTATTGCCGGAAAAGAAATGGATTATTCGGTGTGTTATCCGCGCGAAGCTTTCGATAAACAATCGATGATGTGGGATTTGAACTATTTCAAATACTATTTTCTGAAGTTGGCAAAAATACATTTTGATGAACAGGCATTGGAAGATGATTTTCAGTTGTTTAGTAATTACTTACTGAGTGCAAGTTCCAACTATTTTCTATACCGCGATTTCCAGTCGCGCAACGTGATGCTGAAAGATGATGATGTGTATTTTATCGACTACCAGGGCGGACGTTTAGGGGCGCTACAATACGATCTGGCATCCTTGCTTTATGATGGAAAAGCCGATATTCCTGAAAGCGTTCGTACTCAACTTTACAACTATTATATTTCGGAACTAAAGAAATACATGAAAGTTGATGAAGAGAAGTTCTCAGCTTACTTTAAAGGTTTTGTGCTCATTCGTATTATGCAGGCGATGGGAGCTTACGGATTCCGTGGCTTTTACGAGAAGAAGGAACATTTCCTGAAAAGTATTCCTTACGCCCTGAAAAACCTGGAAGTTTTGCTTGCCGATTTGAATTTGCCGGTTGATTTGCCGGAACTGACCAATGTATTAAAGCAACTTACGCACTCGGAAGTTTTAAAGGAAATAGGGCAGGAAAAATCGAACCTTACCGTGCGAATTACCAGTTTCTCGTATAAAAAAGGTTATCCTGAAGATCCTTCGGGTAATGGTGGCGGCCATGTTTTCGATTGCCGTGCTATAAACAATCCGGGGCGGTACGAAGAGTACAAACAGCTTAGTGGTAAAGATATGTCGGTGCAGGAATTTCTGGAGCAAAAATCAGAGATCAGGCTTTTTATTGATGCAGTAAAAATTCTTGTCGATCAATCGGTGAAAGTTTACCTCGAGCGTGGTTTTACACATCTTTCGCTTGGTTTTGGTTGTACGGGCGGACAGCACCGCTCAGTATATTCGGCCGAGAAGATTGGAGAGTATTTGCAAAACAATTATCCTGTGAATGTTGTTGTAGTACATCGTGAACAGGAAAATTGGAGATGA
- a CDS encoding sugar phosphate isomerase/epimerase family protein: protein MNKSALSFLLLLLFTFSLTAQEVKRPEPQPAPETNESFKLGMAGYTFVHFDLQTTLETMKRCDVHYLCIKDFHLPVNSTSKEIEAFHKKCAEYGVTGYAVGPLYMKSKEDIDKYFDYAIRVGVKTIVGVPDYELLPYVNKKVKETGLYFAIHLHGPDIDVYPDAEDVWEHTKDLDPRIGMCLDIGHDTRNGKNPVADLKKYHTRVFDIHLKDVTGRTKQGYSVEVGRGIIDFPAFVNMLREVNYTGAVSLEHERNMDDPFMGIAESIGYFRAMIVATR from the coding sequence ATGAACAAATCAGCCCTATCTTTTCTGCTATTATTGCTATTTACCTTTTCGCTAACTGCACAGGAGGTAAAACGCCCTGAACCTCAGCCGGCACCGGAAACCAATGAATCGTTTAAGCTTGGGATGGCCGGTTATACTTTTGTGCATTTCGATTTGCAAACAACATTGGAAACCATGAAACGGTGCGATGTGCATTACCTTTGTATAAAGGATTTTCATTTACCTGTTAATAGCACCTCGAAAGAAATTGAGGCATTTCATAAAAAATGTGCAGAGTATGGTGTTACCGGTTATGCGGTTGGACCACTTTATATGAAAAGTAAAGAGGATATCGATAAGTATTTCGATTATGCGATACGGGTAGGAGTTAAGACGATTGTTGGTGTGCCCGATTATGAACTGCTTCCATACGTAAATAAGAAAGTAAAGGAAACCGGCTTATATTTTGCCATTCATTTGCATGGCCCTGATATCGATGTGTATCCAGATGCTGAAGATGTGTGGGAACATACAAAAGATTTGGATCCACGCATTGGTATGTGTCTCGATATTGGTCACGATACCAGAAATGGAAAAAATCCGGTGGCCGATTTGAAAAAATACCATACCAGAGTTTTTGATATTCATTTAAAAGATGTTACCGGTCGAACCAAACAAGGTTATTCCGTAGAAGTTGGGAGAGGCATAATTGATTTTCCGGCTTTTGTAAATATGCTTCGCGAAGTGAATTATACCGGAGCTGTAAGTTTGGAGCATGAGCGAAATATGGATGATCCGTTTATGGGAATTGCTGAATCAATAGGCTATTTCAGGGCAATGATTGTTGCAACAAGATAG
- a CDS encoding redox-sensing transcriptional repressor Rex, whose product MTKATKVIAVRKNRKQVPEPTLRRLPGYLFFLEKVREKGVMNISAPSIGKELKCDPTQVVKDLAFTGVKGKPRVGYNTYELCHALEDFLGFNHVNEAFLVGAGNLGSALMAYQEHQTLGLKVIAAFDVDEKKIGQHIGNTPVLEYNKLFHLSNRLDVEIAILTTPNNVAQEVAEDLVNCGVKAIWNFTHEILDLPDHIIIQNTSMSSFAAVLLQRLNDSKK is encoded by the coding sequence ATGACAAAAGCTACAAAAGTGATCGCAGTACGAAAAAATAGAAAACAAGTTCCGGAACCAACATTAAGAAGGTTGCCGGGATATTTATTTTTTCTTGAAAAAGTTCGTGAGAAAGGGGTGATGAATATTTCAGCACCTTCGATTGGAAAGGAACTTAAGTGCGATCCTACACAAGTGGTAAAAGATTTGGCATTTACCGGAGTTAAAGGAAAACCAAGGGTAGGGTACAATACTTACGAATTGTGTCATGCACTGGAAGACTTTTTAGGATTCAATCATGTAAACGAAGCTTTTCTGGTTGGAGCCGGTAATTTAGGTTCTGCTTTGATGGCCTATCAGGAGCACCAAACGCTGGGGTTAAAGGTAATAGCAGCATTTGATGTAGATGAAAAGAAGATCGGACAACACATTGGAAATACTCCGGTTTTGGAGTATAACAAGCTGTTCCATCTGTCGAACCGGCTGGATGTTGAGATTGCCATTTTAACCACGCCAAATAATGTGGCCCAGGAAGTAGCTGAAGATTTAGTGAACTGTGGTGTAAAGGCGATCTGGAATTTCACCCATGAAATATTGGACCTGCCGGATCACATTATTATTCAGAATACATCGATGAGTTCCTTTGCCGCTGTTTTGTTGCAACGGTTGAACGATTCAAAGAAATAA
- a CDS encoding YebC/PmpR family DNA-binding transcriptional regulator, with protein sequence MGRAFEYRRAAKEKRWDKMSRVFPKLSKKITIAAKEGGPEADLNPALRTAIMNAKAQNMPKANIDAAIKRAAGKDAAAYIETTYEGKGPHGVLVFVEAATDNTTRTVANVKSYFNKAGGGQVPNGSLEFMFSRKAVFEFDMPEGMELEDIELELIDAGLDEIEENEGTYYAYGEYTSFSDMAHKFEELNIDVKKAELQRIPTTPVEFTEEQMEEIEKMLDRMEEDEDVQAVYTNIA encoded by the coding sequence ATGGGAAGAGCATTTGAATACCGGAGGGCAGCGAAGGAGAAACGCTGGGATAAAATGTCGAGGGTTTTTCCAAAACTTTCGAAGAAAATAACCATTGCAGCAAAAGAAGGTGGGCCTGAAGCGGATTTAAATCCTGCGCTGCGTACAGCAATCATGAACGCCAAAGCGCAAAATATGCCAAAGGCGAATATCGATGCCGCCATTAAACGTGCAGCGGGAAAAGATGCAGCAGCATATATTGAAACTACCTACGAAGGAAAAGGCCCGCATGGCGTATTGGTTTTTGTTGAGGCAGCAACCGATAATACAACGCGTACAGTGGCTAATGTAAAAAGTTATTTTAATAAAGCCGGTGGTGGTCAGGTTCCTAATGGTTCGCTGGAATTTATGTTTTCAAGAAAAGCTGTTTTTGAGTTTGATATGCCGGAAGGAATGGAACTGGAAGATATTGAGCTGGAGCTGATTGATGCCGGTTTGGATGAAATTGAGGAGAACGAAGGAACGTATTATGCTTATGGCGAATACACCAGTTTTAGCGACATGGCGCATAAGTTTGAAGAACTAAATATTGACGTTAAAAAAGCAGAACTTCAACGTATTCCAACCACTCCTGTAGAATTTACCGAAGAACAGATGGAAGAAATTGAAAAGATGTTGGATAGAATGGAAGAGGACGAAGACGTTCAGGCTGTTTATACCAACATTGCATAA